From a region of the ANME-2 cluster archaeon genome:
- a CDS encoding succinyl-CoA synthetase subunit alpha, producing MTTNDYDWFVKTDLSEYAGEWVATLDQKVIAHGVDAEIVYKEARLKYPTREPSLAKIPTGDTLILVIR from the coding sequence ATGACAACAAATGATTATGATTGGTTTGTAAAAACTGATCTGAGTGAATATGCTGGAGAATGGGTTGCCACATTAGATCAAAAAGTAATAGCACATGGTGTTGATGCTGAAATTGTTTATAAAGAAGCAAGATTAAAATATCCTACACGTGAACCATCATTAGCTAAAATACCAACAGGTGATACATTAATTTTGGTAATTAGATGA